Proteins from one Flavobacterium sp. N2038 genomic window:
- a CDS encoding DUF1399 domain-containing protein: MDKTLWSEIEKFDLDNAFEEYGFSTRLAFENSWTIYFTKTAILEYKKFMYLAAISNEMVSPSEIVDIVWHQHLIFTKSYSDLCTILSKKIEHIPSTHNKAEFDKFKRAKEATKNIYEMNFGSQPKEFWEYQDPMNSLKLDISNLDLTMLKMIFLGSFLLLIFPLSLLLKPVLVQIGNPDFVWYYIFLFVIGTILLMRFVKRSCMELIQDLKNKLIISHLTPFELVYLQKDRLDFVIHGVVNNLAETKKVEVVGNKLKLINATLTNNQYENCVIKIMEEYDFMPYSQLSQIIKSKPLYRQLENAVGKIRDTIVNSKPFLNIFKIVLLVFGLLLSIGFSRIIIGVSRGKAVWILISIMIIIGIISNHYFKKMTNYLFLEAVYFSFKQERVATNAGYDWQWNYFFHGAIAVSIIPLTSYTSSIFNSNGNRSDGGSSCGSSCSSSSSSSCGSSCGSSCGGCGGD; this comes from the coding sequence ATGGATAAAACTCTTTGGTCAGAAATTGAAAAATTCGATTTAGATAATGCGTTTGAAGAATATGGATTTTCAACCCGACTGGCATTTGAAAACAGCTGGACAATCTATTTTACAAAAACAGCAATTCTTGAATATAAAAAATTCATGTACTTAGCAGCAATTTCAAATGAAATGGTTTCGCCCTCTGAAATTGTTGACATTGTTTGGCACCAGCATTTGATCTTTACTAAATCATATTCAGATTTATGTACAATTTTGTCAAAGAAAATAGAACACATTCCTTCGACTCACAATAAAGCTGAGTTTGATAAATTTAAAAGAGCAAAAGAAGCAACCAAAAACATTTATGAGATGAATTTTGGAAGTCAGCCGAAAGAATTTTGGGAATATCAGGATCCGATGAATTCATTGAAATTAGATATTTCGAATCTGGATCTCACTATGCTGAAGATGATTTTTTTAGGAAGTTTTTTGCTTTTAATTTTTCCACTATCATTATTGCTTAAGCCGGTTTTAGTTCAAATAGGGAATCCAGATTTTGTTTGGTATTATATTTTTTTATTTGTGATTGGAACTATTTTATTGATGCGGTTTGTAAAAAGATCCTGTATGGAATTGATTCAAGATCTGAAAAATAAATTAATTATAAGTCATCTTACCCCTTTCGAATTGGTGTATTTGCAAAAGGACCGATTGGATTTCGTAATTCATGGCGTTGTAAATAATTTGGCCGAAACCAAAAAAGTAGAAGTTGTTGGAAACAAATTAAAGCTGATCAACGCAACTTTAACCAATAATCAATACGAAAACTGTGTTATCAAGATCATGGAAGAATATGATTTTATGCCCTATTCGCAACTCAGTCAAATCATCAAAAGCAAACCGTTGTATAGACAGCTCGAAAATGCTGTTGGAAAAATTCGGGATACTATTGTGAACTCAAAGCCCTTTTTAAATATCTTTAAAATAGTATTGCTTGTTTTTGGCTTACTCTTAAGTATAGGTTTCAGTAGGATTATTATTGGAGTTTCTAGAGGAAAAGCAGTTTGGATTCTTATTTCTATAATGATTATTATAGGAATAATTTCGAATCATTATTTTAAGAAAATGACTAATTATTTGTTTCTTGAAGCGGTTTATTTCAGTTTTAAACAAGAACGAGTTGCGACCAATGCTGGTTACGATTGGCAATGGAATTATTTTTTTCATGGGGCAATTGCGGTTTCCATTATTCCGCTCACGTCGTACACCAGTTCTATTTTTAATTCTAATGGTAATCGTTCCGACGGTGGTAGTTCTTGTGGTAGCTCATGTAGCAGCTCATCCAGTAGTTCTTGCGGAAGCTCTTGTGGCAGTTCATGCGGAGGCTGTGGCGGAGATTAA
- a CDS encoding endonuclease V has product MILAFDTYYYDNKAKTICIEFTDWNQEKDFKIHTEIIDNVSEYIPGEFYKRELPCILSLLNNIDLKLVDIIIVDGFVYLDDDKKYGLGGHLYEKLNKEIPIIGVAKTNFASIEKDKKPLLRGDSKKPLYITSIGIDLEDAFEKVESMAGEFRIPTLLKEMDRLTKEP; this is encoded by the coding sequence ATGATATTAGCCTTCGATACGTATTATTACGACAATAAAGCCAAAACAATCTGCATTGAATTTACAGACTGGAATCAGGAAAAAGATTTCAAAATTCACACAGAAATTATTGATAATGTCTCAGAGTATATTCCGGGAGAATTTTATAAAAGAGAATTGCCTTGTATTCTTAGCTTATTAAATAATATTGATTTAAAGTTAGTCGATATTATAATTGTTGACGGTTTTGTATATTTAGATGACGATAAAAAATACGGTTTGGGCGGACATTTATATGAAAAACTGAACAAAGAAATTCCGATTATTGGTGTGGCCAAAACTAATTTTGCCAGTATCGAAAAAGATAAAAAACCATTGCTTAGAGGTGATAGTAAAAAACCGTTGTATATAACTTCCATTGGAATTGATTTGGAAGATGCTTTTGAGAAAGTTGAAAGTATGGCAGGTGAATTTCGAATTCCAACTTTACTGAAAGAAATGGATCGATTAACAAAGGAACCTTAA